One window of Branchiostoma lanceolatum isolate klBraLanc5 chromosome 8, klBraLanc5.hap2, whole genome shotgun sequence genomic DNA carries:
- the LOC136440956 gene encoding UPF0764 protein C16orf89 homolog encodes MMTSPSYTGYWLTHELFYLEVGERAGCLDQLEVRAAETGKRRGVIGMTSLYCANILREARKIAGDGFLESGQDLFIEQALLCGLIGYRDFFRSSWLSAILKWQSPSGCFGHFTTPSLERIAGRTGRHKRVRRRERKTTDGCLMHMTGVAAGSLAGYLRYILEYYQDLAEGRL; translated from the exons ATGATGACGTCACCGAGCTACACCGGCTACTGGTTGACGCACGAGTTGTTCTACCTTGAG GTTGGGGAGCGGGCGGGATGTCTGGACCAGCTGGAGGTGCGGGCAGCAGAGACCGGGAAGAGGAGAGGCGTCATCGGCATGACGTCACTGTACTGTGCAAACATTCTCAGGGAAGCCAGGAAAATAGCGGGAGACGGCTTTCTGGAAAGTGGACAGGATCTTTTCATAGAACAGG CATTGCTATGCGGGCTGATAGGCTACAGAGACTTCTTTCGGTCCTCGTggctgtccgccatcttgaaatggCAGTCCCCTAGCGGTTGCTTCGGGCACTTCACCACGCCTTCCCTCGAGAGGATAGCAGGGCGGACCGGCAGGCACAAGCGGGTGCggaggagagagagaaaaacaaCAG ACGGCTGTTTAATGCACATGACGGGAGTGGCAGCGGGAAGTCTAGCCGGGTATCTGCGGTACATCCTGGAGTACTACCAGGATCTGGCCGAGGGACGGTTATGA